The genomic DNA GTCGAACTGGGGCAAGTGGGGTCCGGACGACGAGGTGGGCTCGCTCAACTACCTCGGCCCGGAGCAGGCGATCGCCGCGGCGGCACTGGTCCGCAGCGGCAAGGTCTTCACCTTGCAGCGGCTCATCGGCGACCCGAAGGGCGACCCCGTCTGGCCCGGCCGGAGCCCCGCGGTCCGCACGCAGATCATGGACGAGGCCAGCTGGGACGGCGCCGAGGCACCGCAGTTCCCGGGCGGCCTGCACTACGCCGACGACAAGATCGACGCCTTCCTGCAGGGCTCCACACAGTACGACGCCCTGGGGCACGTCTGGTACGACGGGAAGCTGTGGAACGGCTACGACGCCCGCACCACCGTGGGCGGTATGGACGTCGCGAGCGTCGAGCCGATCGCGCAGCGCGGCGTCGTGGGCCGCGGCGTACTGCTCGACATGGCGCGCTTCCGCGGCAGGGAGCACCTCGATACCGCGGAGACCTTCGACCACACCGACCTGGAGGCGTGCGCCGCCGCACAGGGCGTGGAGCTGCGCCCGCGCGACGTACTGCTCCTCCGCACCAACTACCTGCAGCTGTTCTTCGAACTGGGTGAAGCCTTCTACGAGGGCTTCTGCGAACCGGGCCTGCAGTACAGCCCCGAGTTGGTGCAGTGGTTCGCCGACCGGGAGATCCCGAACCTGGTCACCGACACCATCGCCAACGAGGTCACGACCGACCAGAACAACGGCGTCGCGCTCACCCTGCACTGCGCGCTGATGCGCAACCTGGGCGTCGTCTTCACGGAGATCACCGACCTCGAAGCGCTCGCCGCGGACTGCGCCGCCGACGGCGTCTACGAGTTCATGTACACCGCGGCCCCGCTCAAGATCGCGCAGGGCAGCGGTGCGCCCGTCAACCCGGTCGTCGTGAAGTGACCGCGGAGACGGCGTACGCGCAGCGCCCGTGGCTGGGCCGGTACGAGACCCTGCCGGACGAGGTCGACATCGCCTTCGACAACGCGCTCGACATGTTCCGGGCCGGCCTCGCGAGCCACCCCGACCAGGTGGCGATCCGGTACTTCGACGGGGCGATCACCCGCCGCGAGCTCGACGAGCTGACGGACGCGCTGGCGGCCGGTCTGCTCGCCGAGGGCTTCGCGCCGGGCGACCGGTTGGCCCTGTACCTGCAGAACGTGCCCCAGTTCGTGATCGGGATGATCGCGGCCTGGAAAGCCGGCGGCTGCACCGTCTCGATCAATCCGATGAGCCGCGCCAGGGAGCTCGAGAACCTGCTCCTCGACTCGGGCGCTACCGCACTCATCGCGCTCGACGACCTGTACGAGGAGATCGCTCGCGACGTGCTGCCCGGCACCGACGTCCGCACCGTGTTCACGACCAGCGGTCTCGACCTGCAGACCCGCGCCGACCCGCGGCTCTTCCCCGCGCCCCGTCGTGCGACGCCCGACGGGGCGGCGGACCTGCTGGAGTTCATCGCGGCGCACCGGGGCGAGGCACCACCGCCGGTCCACCCGGCACCGGGCGACACCGCCTTCCTCACCTACACCTCGGGCACGACGGGGAAGCCGAAGGGCGCGATCAACACCCACCGCAACGTCGTGTTCACCGCGACCGTCTACCGCGATGCCGCGAAGTTCGCGCCGGCACCCGAGGCGGCGGTGCTGGCGATCGCGCCCCTGTTCCACATCACGGGCCTCATCGGGCACATCGCGCTGAGCATGCTCGCCCCGATGCCGATGATCCTGGCGTACCGGTTCGATCCCGCGGTAATGCTGGAGGCGATGCGCGAGCACCGCCCCACGTGCACGATCGGCGCGGTCACGGCGTTCAACGCGCTGCTCAACCATCCGGGCTACGACCGCGATGCGTTCTCCTCCCTCACGTCGGTGTACTCGGGCGGCGCCCCGATCTCGCCGACGGCCGCGCGGCGCTTCGCCGAAGCCACCGGCCGGCCGCTGCACAACGCCTACGGGCTCACGGAGACCACGAGTCCCATGACGGTCTCCCCGTACGGTGTGGAGATCCCCGTCGATCCGGACTCCGGTGCGCTGTCGGTGGGGCTGCCGGCACCGTCGACCGTGGTGCGGATCGTCGGGGACGACGGTGCCGACCTCCCGCTCGGGGAGATCGGCGAGATCGTCGCCGAGGGACCGCAGGTGGTCGCCGGGTACTGGAACAAGCCCGAGGAGACCGCGGCGGGGATCCCCGGCGGGGCGCTGCACAGCGGCGACGTGGGTTTCATGGACGAACGCGGCTGGGTGTTCATCGTGGACCGCAAGAAGGACATGATCAACGCCTCCGGGTACAAGGTGTGGCCGCGCGAGGTCGAGGACGTGCTCGCCGAGCATCCGGCGGTCCGGGAGGCGGCCGTCGTGGGCGTGCCGGACGAGGTCCGCGGGGAGACCGTCCGCGCGTTCGTCAGTCTGCTGCCGGGGGCGGACGCGGGCCCGGAGGAGCTCATCGCGCACTGTCGCGAACGCATGGCCGCGTACAAGTACCCCCGTGAGGTGCGGATCGTCGAGGAGTTGCCGAAAACGGTGACGGGCAAGATCCTGCGCCGCGAACTCCGCGACGCCTGACCGCGCCGCACCCGCCGCCATACCGGCGGCGGGCCGCGTGGCCGGGGAGCTGCTATACAGAGCGCATGGCCTCGGTCGTCGCGCTCAACGCCCACCCGGACGACGAGACGCTCCTCGCCGGCGGAACGCTGGCGCGGTTCGCCGCGGAGGGACACCGGGTGGTCATCGTCGTCGCCACCGACGGGATGATGCGCGGCGACGACGAACCCGACCCGCGGCGCCGGCTCGACGAGCTGTCCGCGGCGGCAGCGGAACTGGGCGTGCACGAGGTGCGCTGGCTCGGCTACGCCGACAGTGGGCACGGCGGCGAGCTGTACCCGGACCCGCCTGGCCGGGTGCGGCTCGCGCGCGCCGGGGTCGAGGAGCCGGCGGAACGCCTGGCGGCGATCCTGCGCGAGGTCTCGGCCGATCTCCTTCTCGGGTCCGACGAGGCCGGCGGCTACCGCCACCGGGACCACCTCGCGGTGCACCGCATCGCCCGCCGGGCCGCCGAGCTCACGGGCGTCCGCCTGGCGGAGGCCACGGCGCCGCGCGAGGCGGTCCTGCGCATCCTGTCCATCGCCTCCCGGCTCCGGCTGCTCCGCTCGGAGGACGTGGCGCAGGCGCGCACCTGGTTCACCCCGGCCGCCGAGATCACGCATCGCGTCGATGTGCGGCGGCACGTCGCCGCCAAACAGCGCGCGCTCGCCGCGCACCGCTCGGAGATCGCGAAGCCGGGCGGCCTCGCTCGTGCCCTGCGCCTGGTCCTGCGCCTCCCCGCGTGGGCACTGGCACCACTGGTCGGCACGGAGTACTACCTCGAACCGGCGGGCGCCACGTCGCCGGCGGACCGACTGCTCTGAGGAATAGATCAGATGATCTATAGTTAGATCATGCGATCTACGGAGACCTTCACCGAACAGGCCCGCCGCGCCCAGATCACCACCTGCGCCATCGAAGCCATCGCCGAACTCGGCTACGCCCAGGCCTCCGTCCGGAAGATCGCCGATCGCGCCGGGGTGGCGATGAGCGTCGTGCTCTACCACTTCGGCGACAAGGACGCCCTCATCGCGGCGGTCGTCTCCGAGTGCTACCGCACCCTGTTCGAGGCGATGGTCCCCGCCGTCGACGCGGCCCCGACGGCCGCCGGCAAGCTCGAGGCCCACATCCGCGCGCACCTCGGCTACCTGCAGTCCCACTCCGGACACCAGGTCGCGATCACCGAGATCGGCAACGGTTTCCGGGGCAAGGGCGGCATCCGGCTGTGGGACCTGCCGGTCGATCCCGAGCACGACGAGGCCCGCAGCCGGGTCGAGCTCGAGGTCATCCTCGGGCAGGGCGTCGAGAGCGGCGAGTTCCGTCCGCTCAACCCCGCATCGCTCGCCTCCGCCGTCCGCGGCGCGATCGGGAACGCCGTGTTCGCCCGGACCGTCCACCCCGGCTTCGACCTGGACGCCTACGCCGACGACCTCGTCGACGCCTTCCTCCGCGCCTGCGCCCCCTGACACCACCGAATCGAGGCACCCATGGCCCACGTCCTGATCGCCACCTACGGCTCCCGGGGCGACACGATGCCGCTCGCCGGGCTCGGCCTGCGTCTCCAGCGCGCCGGCCATACGGTCACCATCACGGCCAACACGGAGCTCGCCACCGAGACCGCGGCCCTCGGCATCGACACCCGCGCGATCGCCGTGGACCTCGGCGATCCGTCCGGGGACCCCTCCCTCAGGGACGCGATGGCGCTGGTGCGGCCCGCCGGGATCCGGCGGCTGAGCCGCACGCTGCTCGGGGCCGTCGAAGACGTGGCCGCCGACGTCGTGCTCATGACGCCCTTCGCCGAGCCCGCGGGTCAGACGCTCGCGGAGGCGCGCGGCGTCCCGGGGATCCCGCTGCGCCTGCAGCCGATCTCCGCCACGCGCGCGTACCCGCCCAGTCTCCTCGCGACACGGTCGGTGGGCGGCCCGCTCAACCTCGTGGCCGGCCGCGCCGCCGAACGCGCGGTCGACAGCCTGTACAACGGCGTCGTGGCCGATCTCCGCCGCGACCTCGGGCTCCCCCGGCGTTCGTCCCGCCGCCTCCGGCGCGACCGCGCCGCGGCAGGGCAGCCCATCCTCGGCGGCTGGTCCCCCGCAGTGCTGCCCCGCCCCGCCGACTGGCGGCCCGGCATCGACGTCACCGGCTACTGGTGGTCGCCGGAGCCGGAGAGCTGGGCACCGTCGGACGATCTCGTGGCCTTCCTCGCCGACGGTCCGCCGCCCGTCCTCATCGGCCTCGGCTCGCTCATGGTCCCGACCGCCGAACGCGACCGCCTGTCCGCGGTCGCCGACGAGTCGCTCCGCCGCGCGGGCGTCCGCGGGATCGTCCAGGCGGGCGGCGCCGGGCTCAGGGTCGCGGACCGCGATGGCGTCCTGAACATCGGCGCCGCCCCGTACTCGTGGTTGTTCCCGCGTCTCGCGGCCGTCGTCCACTCGTGCGGCGCGGGCACCACCGCCTCCGCCCTCCGCGCCGGCGTCCCGACGGTGCCGCTCCCGTCGCCCGGCGCGGACCAGTTCTTCTGGGCGGACCGGATCCACGCGCTCGGCGCCGCGACCGCCCCGATCCCGCGGACGAAGGTCACGGTTTCCACTCTCGCCGACGCGATACGTGCCGCCGCGGACGACGACGCGTATCGCAGGGCGGCCGGCGCGCTGAGCAGGGCGATCGCGGCGGAGGACGGGGCATCGGCGGTGCTCGCGGCGGTGGAGCGCGCCATAACGATCGAGTAACAGGGCTAACGGAATCCGCGCCGCGTCCCGATCTCCCTCATGTCGGCGGACATCGCCGCAGGGGGAATCACGAACGAGGAGGACGCGATGTGG from Tsukamurella paurometabola includes the following:
- a CDS encoding AMP-binding protein, which codes for MTAETAYAQRPWLGRYETLPDEVDIAFDNALDMFRAGLASHPDQVAIRYFDGAITRRELDELTDALAAGLLAEGFAPGDRLALYLQNVPQFVIGMIAAWKAGGCTVSINPMSRARELENLLLDSGATALIALDDLYEEIARDVLPGTDVRTVFTTSGLDLQTRADPRLFPAPRRATPDGAADLLEFIAAHRGEAPPPVHPAPGDTAFLTYTSGTTGKPKGAINTHRNVVFTATVYRDAAKFAPAPEAAVLAIAPLFHITGLIGHIALSMLAPMPMILAYRFDPAVMLEAMREHRPTCTIGAVTAFNALLNHPGYDRDAFSSLTSVYSGGAPISPTAARRFAEATGRPLHNAYGLTETTSPMTVSPYGVEIPVDPDSGALSVGLPAPSTVVRIVGDDGADLPLGEIGEIVAEGPQVVAGYWNKPEETAAGIPGGALHSGDVGFMDERGWVFIVDRKKDMINASGYKVWPREVEDVLAEHPAVREAAVVGVPDEVRGETVRAFVSLLPGADAGPEELIAHCRERMAAYKYPREVRIVEELPKTVTGKILRRELRDA
- a CDS encoding TetR/AcrR family transcriptional regulator encodes the protein MRSTETFTEQARRAQITTCAIEAIAELGYAQASVRKIADRAGVAMSVVLYHFGDKDALIAAVVSECYRTLFEAMVPAVDAAPTAAGKLEAHIRAHLGYLQSHSGHQVAITEIGNGFRGKGGIRLWDLPVDPEHDEARSRVELEVILGQGVESGEFRPLNPASLASAVRGAIGNAVFARTVHPGFDLDAYADDLVDAFLRACAP
- a CDS encoding cyclase family protein, with the translated sequence MTEQTVTAPALGELLAEAPSNWGKWGPDDEVGSLNYLGPEQAIAAAALVRSGKVFTLQRLIGDPKGDPVWPGRSPAVRTQIMDEASWDGAEAPQFPGGLHYADDKIDAFLQGSTQYDALGHVWYDGKLWNGYDARTTVGGMDVASVEPIAQRGVVGRGVLLDMARFRGREHLDTAETFDHTDLEACAAAQGVELRPRDVLLLRTNYLQLFFELGEAFYEGFCEPGLQYSPELVQWFADREIPNLVTDTIANEVTTDQNNGVALTLHCALMRNLGVVFTEITDLEALAADCAADGVYEFMYTAAPLKIAQGSGAPVNPVVVK
- a CDS encoding glycosyltransferase, giving the protein MAHVLIATYGSRGDTMPLAGLGLRLQRAGHTVTITANTELATETAALGIDTRAIAVDLGDPSGDPSLRDAMALVRPAGIRRLSRTLLGAVEDVAADVVLMTPFAEPAGQTLAEARGVPGIPLRLQPISATRAYPPSLLATRSVGGPLNLVAGRAAERAVDSLYNGVVADLRRDLGLPRRSSRRLRRDRAAAGQPILGGWSPAVLPRPADWRPGIDVTGYWWSPEPESWAPSDDLVAFLADGPPPVLIGLGSLMVPTAERDRLSAVADESLRRAGVRGIVQAGGAGLRVADRDGVLNIGAAPYSWLFPRLAAVVHSCGAGTTASALRAGVPTVPLPSPGADQFFWADRIHALGAATAPIPRTKVTVSTLADAIRAAADDDAYRRAAGALSRAIAAEDGASAVLAAVERAITIE
- a CDS encoding PIG-L deacetylase family protein, producing the protein MASVVALNAHPDDETLLAGGTLARFAAEGHRVVIVVATDGMMRGDDEPDPRRRLDELSAAAAELGVHEVRWLGYADSGHGGELYPDPPGRVRLARAGVEEPAERLAAILREVSADLLLGSDEAGGYRHRDHLAVHRIARRAAELTGVRLAEATAPREAVLRILSIASRLRLLRSEDVAQARTWFTPAAEITHRVDVRRHVAAKQRALAAHRSEIAKPGGLARALRLVLRLPAWALAPLVGTEYYLEPAGATSPADRLL